The Gemmatimonadota bacterium DH-78 region CCGATGCGGCCCCGCTACGAGGATCCGCGCGTCGGCTACTTCTCGATCAACCGGGTGAACTACGGCCTCGACGAGCAGAAGGCCGACGACCAGACCTTCATCCGGCGGTGGCGCCTCGAGCCCTCCGACTCGGCCGCCTACTTCCGCGGCGAGCTCGTGGAGCCGATCGAACCGATCACCTGGTACATCGACCCGGCCACTCCGGATCAGTGGCGCCCGTACGTGCGCCAGGGGGTGGAGGACTGGAACGTGGCCTTCGAGGCCGCCGGCTTCCGCAACGCGGTGGTGGCGATGGACCCGCCCTCGCCCGAAGAGGACCCCGAGTGGGACCCCGAAGACACCCGCTATTCGGTGGTGCGCTGGGCCGCCTCGCTCACCCGCAATGCGCAGGGCCCGAGCACTTCGGACCCCCGCAGCGGCGAGATCATCGAGGCCGACATCGTCTGGTATCACAACCACATGCGGTCGTACCGCAACTGGCTCATGGTGCAGACGGGTGCCGCCATGCCCGAGGCACGCTCGCTCCAGATTCCGGAGAGGGTGATGGGCGAGGCCATGCGCCAGGTGATCGCGCACGAGATCGGCCACGCGCTGGGGCTGCCGCACAACATGATCTCGTCGTCGGCCTACCCCACCGACTCGCTCCGCAACGCCGACTTCTCGCGCCGCATGGGGGTGGCCCCCTCGGTGATGGACTACGCGCGCCAGAACTACATCGCCCAGCCCGGCGACGGGCTCGAGGCGATCGACTTCATGCGCAAGATCGGCCCCTACGACCTCTACTCGGTGAACTGGGGCTACCGCCTGATCAACACCCCCGATCCGGAAGACGAGCGGCCGATCCTGAACGGCTGGATCAAGGAGCGCGCCGACGACCCGACCTACCGCTACCTGCCGCAGGCGGCCATCGCCAACATCGACCCGCGGGCGCAGACCGAAGACATGGGTGACGACCCGGTGGCGTCGAGCCGCTACGGCATCGAGAACCTGAAGCGGATCGTGCCCAACCTGCCCGAGTGGACGGCCACCGCCGGCGAAGACTACACCGACCTCGAGGAGCTCTACGGCGAGGCCCTCGGCCAGTATTCGCGCTACATGGGCCATGTGGTGAGCCTGGTGGGCGGCGCCTGGGTCGACCTCAAGACCACCGACCAGGCGGGGCCCGTGTTCGACGGGGTGCCCGCCGAGCGGCAGCGCGAGGCCCTGGCCTTCCTGGCCGAGCACGCCTTCACGGCGCCCGAGTGGCTGAACGATCGCGACATTCTGGATCGCATCGGGCCGATGGGTCGTTTCGAGGGACTCCAGGCCCGCCAGGTGTCGGTGCTGAACAGCCTCCTCTCGCAGGCGCGTCTCGAGCGCATGGCCGAGATGCAGATCCTGCAGCCCGAAGACGCCTGGCCGCTGGCCGACTTCCTCGACGCGCTCCGCGGCACGCTCTGGTCGGAACTGGCCGGCACCGGCGCCATCGCGCCCTACCGCCGGGCGCTCCAGCGGGCCCACGTGGATCGCCTCGCCACCTTCGTGACCGGAGAGGGCGCCGCCGGGCGCTCCGAAGTGCGTCCGCTGGTGCGGCAGCAGCTCAACACCCTGGACGACGAGGTGGAGAGGGCGTTGCTCCGGATCCGCGACCGGGTGACCCGCGCCCATCTCGACGACCTGAGGGCCCGGATCGAGGAGGCGCTCGAAGGGGGGAACTGAGGCTACTCCTCCTCGCCGATCCCGAAGTCGCGCATCCGGCGCCAGAGGGTCGTGCGGCTCATGCCGAGGAGCTCGGCCGCGCGACTTCGCGAACCGGCGGCCTCGTCGAGAGCGGCCAGGATCGCCGCGCGCTCGTCGGCGTCGGAGCTCGCCTGGTAGCGCGACTCGCGGCCACCGTCGCCCCCCTCGCCGCCTGGATCGCGGATCGCGGCGGGCAGGTGCTGGCCCTCGATGCGGAGTCCCCGGGCGCGGATCGCGGCGCTCTCCAGAACCGCGAAGAGTTCGCGCACGTTGCCGGGCCAGTCGTGCGCCCGCAGCAGGCGCATGGCCAGCGGAGAGACGGCCGACGGCGGGTCTCGGGGACTCCGTTCTCGCAGCCGCACCAGCGCGGCCTCCACGAGCAGCGGAATGTCGGCCCGGCGCGCGCGCAGCGGGGGCACGTCGATGCGGAAGATGTCGAGGCGGTAGTAGAGGTCTTCGCGGAACCGACCCCGGGCCACCTCGTCGCGCAGGTCACGATGGGTGGCGGCCACCACCCGCACGTCGACCTTCCGCGCCCGTGACGACCCGACCGGGGTGACCTCGCGCTCCTGCAACACCCGCAGCAGCCGCTGCTGGAGGGCGAGACTCACATCGCCCACCTCGTCGAGGAAGAGGGTGCCCCCGCGCGCGGCGGCGAACAGCCCCTCGCGATCGGCCACCGCGCCGGTGAAGGCGCCGCGCACGTGGCCGAAGAGCTCGCTCTCGAGCACTCCCTCGGCCAGACCCGCACAGTTGACCGGCACGAAGGGCCCACCGGCGCGATCCGACAGGTCGTGCACGGCGCGGGCCAGCAGCTCCTTGCCCGTGCCCGTCTCGCCCTGAACCAGCACGGTCGTCTCGGTGGGGGCCACCTGCCGGACGGCCTCGAACACCTCGCGCATGGCCGACGAATGCCCCACCATCGAGCCCAGCGCCCCTTCGCGCACCCGCTCCTCGGCGGGCCGGCGCTCGAGCAGCTCGGCCACCCGGGCCGAGAGCAGGTCGGGGTCGACGGGCTTCGACAGGAAGTGGTCCGCGCCGCGGTGCAGCGACTCCACGGCGGTGTCGATCGTGCCGAAGCCGCTGATCATCAGGATGGGGGTGCCCAGCCCCCGCTTGCGCAGCACCTCGACGGCGGTGAGCCCGTCCATGCCGGGCATGCGCATGTCGAGCAGCACCAGGTCGTACCGCGCCTGGTCGAGGGTGGCCACCGCCTCGGCGGCGTCGGCGGCCATCTCCACCTCGTGCCCGTCCTGCCGCAGCAGCTCACCGGTGGAGAGCCGGAAGGTGCGGTCGTCGTCGACGATCAGGATGCGGCGGGGCGGGGTCATTCGGCGCGCCCCGGTTCGGCGGACTCCGGGTCGGCGGCACCCGGCGCCGCGGCCTGCCGGGGCAGCTCCACCCGGAAGCGAGCCCCCGGGCCGTCGTCGCGGTCGCCGGCCTCCATCCGCCCGCCGTAGCGGCGCGCGAGCCCCTCGGCCACGAACAGGCCGAGCCCGACGCCCGTCACCGCGTCTTTCGTGGTGAAGAAGGGGTCGAAGAGATGGGCGGCCACCTCGGGGTCGATGCCGGGTCCCCGGTCGAGCACGTCGAGGGTGACGGTGGCGGGATCGACCCGGATCGCGAGCGCGATCGGGCGGTCGCTGCCGGCGGCCTCCCGCGCGTTGTCGACCAGATTGAAGAGGATCTGCTTGAGGGCATCGGGCGGGATCGGCACCCTGGGCACCCCCGGGTCGGCGCGCACGTCGACCTCCACCGACGTGTCGCCGACCGCGGCGAGCATCGCCACCTGGCGCGCCACCTCGACCGGATCGCAGTCGCCGGCGCCCGGGTCGATGGGCCGGTTCAGGTCGAGCAGGTGCTCGGCCAGCTCGTGCATGCGCAGCAGCTCGTCGATGGCCATGTCGACGAAGGGCGTCGACTCGCTCCCCTCGGGCAGCCCGCGCCGCACCACCTCGAGGCAGTTCCGTACGTTGGCCACCGGGTTGCGGATCTCGTGCGCGAGTTCGGCCGCCATGCGGGCGCTCGAAGCGAGCCGGTCCTGGCGGATCAGTTCGGCCTGGAGCCCGGCGAGCCGACGCTGGCGGTCTTCGAGGGCCGTGTTGGCCTCGGCCAGTTCGGCGAGGCGCGCCTGCAGACTCGTGCGCATCGTCCGGAAGGCGCGGCCGAGGCGGTCGAGTTCTTCGATGTTCGAAGCCGGCACGGGCGCCGCGAAGTCTCCCTCGGCCACCCGCCCCGCAGCCGCCGCCAGACCGCCCACCGGCCGTGCGAGCGAGAGCGCGACCACCACCCCCACGCCGAGGGCGAGCACGAGGGTGAGCGCCCCGGCCAGCAGCGCGCTCCGCCGCACCCCGGGCAGCGCCGCCAGTTCCTCGTCGACCGCGCGGGTGAAGAGCACCGTGCCGGCACCCGGCACCTCGGCGGGCGCCACCCAGATGGCCCCGACCCCGGTCATCACCTCGTCCACCTTCTCCGACAGGGCTCGCGCGGCGCCGGCCGCCACCGCCGACGTCACCGCCTGCGCGGTGTCGGCCGACAACGTCGATGCCACCAGCCGGCCGTCGGCGCCGATCAGGGTGACGTCGGCGCGGGCCAGGGCGGCCAGCGTGGTGGCCAGGGTGGAGTCCATCGGCACCGAGGTGCCGGCGATGCCCATCCACCCCGCCGCCTCTCCCGACGCGCCTCCCCCCACCGGAGCCAGCGCCACGCTGCGCGGCATGTCGCCGTCGTCGAGGTACAGCACCGGTGCGCCCCCGCGGCGCACCTCCTCCACCGCCTCATCCGGCAGCGGGGGGCCGGCCAGCCACGATCCGTCGGGCGCCACCAGCACCGGATCCTCGCCGTACATGGCGGCCGTGGCCGACGCCATCGCCAGCGCCTCGTCGCCGCGTCCCGCCGCCAGCGCCTCGGCCACGCCGGCCGTGGTGGCCACCGACATGGCGTGCATGGTGAGCGCCTCTTCGCGGGCCGCCGTGCGGTCCTCCAGAATCATCGGGGCGCGGCCGAGATCCTCGATCGCGGTGGCACGCAGCACCCCGTCGATGCGGCGATCGAGCGCCACGCCCGCCGGAAGCAGGGCGAGCACCAGAGCCGAGGCGAGGGCCAGGAGGAGGGCGCCCACGAGGGGCACGCGACCGGTCGAAGAAGCAGACATGACTCACAAGGTACGCGGTAGGCGGCGGGGCCGGGACGCCGAGCGCCCCGACCCCTCCACCACCACCGTGTCGATTCGGGGTCAGCCGATCGGGGTGATCGTCACCCGGATCCGCTCGGGCACGGCGCCGTAGTCGTAGCCGTCGGCCACCGGGCGCACGTCGCCGTTCTCGGTGGGCCCCGTGTTCGGACCGGCCTGCCGCGGCGCCTGGTACATGCCCACGCCCGGCCGCTCGTTCACCTCGGTGCCGGCGTCCCAGAGCAGGATCTGGCCGGTGATGTCACCGCTGATGGCCGCACCCGCGCGGAAGAGGTCGATGCCCGTCTCGGCCGGTGCGAAGAAGAGGTCGTTCGACTGCGCGAACATGGTCGCGAAGGTGAGCCGGTCGCCCTCCTGCGCCGTGAAGGTGAAGGTGTAGCTCGCACCCGGCAGCGCCGGGCCGGCCGACGCCGCGCCGTTGGGGGTGTCGAACACGCCCGACTCGACGATGGCCGGATTCGTGGCGAGCGAGGCCGCGAGCATCGTGGGCGAACCGTCCTCGGCGATGCCTTCCAGGCCCTCGCCCCGATCCGGAGTTCCCCCGGCGAAGATCACCGACGGCCCCGTGTGCAGCGCCCAGGCACCGGGCGAGAGCACGCCGCTGACCCCGGTCTGCCCCTCGAGCACTCCGCCCAGCGCACCGGCCGCGCCATCCTCGGCGATCGCCGCGAGACCCTCACCCCGATCCGGGCTGCCGGCCGTGAACAGGGGGTCGGCCGCGGAGTGCACCACGAACACGCCGGGCGAGAGCGGCACCGGGTGCGCGGCTCCGTCGGAGGTCATGATCGTGGTGGTGGTGCTCACGTTCTCGATACGGGCGCGCCAGGAGTACGGGCCGGTGCTCTCGAGGGTGAGCCGGATCACATCCGACACCGCCGGGAGATTGCCGTAGGCGTCCGACGCGATCCGTACGGTGTTGTCGGGATCGTCGGCCCCGGTGTCCGGACCGGCCTGACGGGGCGCCTGATCCGCGCCGAGTCCCGGCTCCTGATCGGCCTCCGAGCCCGCATCCCAGAGCAGCAGCTGGTCGGTCACGTCGCCGGTCACCTGGGTGCCGCCCGACCACAGGGCGATGCCGTTGCCGTCGGGCGCGTAGAAGAAGTCGTTGGACTGCACCATCATGGTCGCCAGCGACAGACTCGCCCCGGGGGGCGCCACGAAGTCGAACTCGTACTTGCCTCCCGGGAAGAGGGGCCCCGGCGCCGCCTCGCCGATCGGGGTGGAGAAGATGCCGCTGCTCGCGTAGGCATACGCCATCGACACGTTCTCGACCGTCACCTCGAAGGTGGTCGGCTCGGCCGGCATCGTCGGATCCTTGTCCTTCGTGCAGGCGCCGAGCGCCAGGAGCACCGGGAGCGCCAGTGCGCCGCGGAGCGTGGGGGTGGGGAAGTTCATCGGACGTCCTCGTCGCTGAGCGAGTCCGGGCACGGCGCGCGTCGCCGCCCCGTCGTTTCACGGTCCGAGAAGGAGTCAATGCTCGTGCCGAACCCCCGGACGGGCCGGTGAGGAGGCCGGTCGCCGCGGCGCTGCGCCATGATCCGGGGGACTGCGGGGCGCCGGAATGCCCGGAGGGGACGTTTCACGAAACGCCGCGCCCGCGTTCACTGAAACGCGGCTGCAACGCGCTTGAGCGATCGGGGCGAGCGGTGTGAACGTTGTGGAGTCGCTTCGACCCCCGTGCCCCGGATACCCATGCGCGCCTCCACCGCCGCCCTCGCCACCCTCCTGCCCGCGCTCCTCCTGAGCACAGGGTGCGTGAAGAAGAGCACGCACGAGTCCACCCTCGCCGCGCTGTCGGAAGCGCGCATGGACCACGAGGCCCTGCGCGAAGAGATGGCCGATCGGGTGGAGGGGCTCGAAGCCGAACTCGAGGCCACCCGCCGCGCCAACGAGGCCGAGCAGGCCCGATTGAACGCGCAGATCGAGGCGGTGCGCGACTCCCTCTCGACCATGACCGACCGGCACCGCGAGGCGCAGGCGCGCTTCGACGAGGCGCGCACCGAGGTGCACCGTCTCGAGCTCGTACAGAGGCAGCGCGGCGAGGAGTTTCAGCGGCTGAACCAGCGGCTGCAGGCGCTCTCGGCCATCGAGCGGGAGGTGCGCCAGCGGAACGACATCTACGAGGAGGTGATCGGCCGCTTCCGCTCGCTCATCGACGCGGGACGCCTCAGCGTGGCCATCGACCGGGGACGCATGGTGATTCAGCTGCCGCAGGACATTCTCTTCGAATCGGGCAGCGCCACCCTCGGCGCCGACGGCCGCACCACGCTGGCCGAGGTCGCCACCGTGCTGGCCGACATCGACGACCGCAGCTTCCAGGTGGAGGGGCACACCGACGACGTGCCGATCGCCACGGCGCGGTTCCCCTCGAACTGGGAGTTGTCGACCGCCCGCGCGCTGTCGGTGGTGCGTCTGCTGGTCGATCGCGGCGTGGCGCCCGGCACACTGTCCGGCGCGGGCTACGGCGAGTACCGCCCGGTGAGCGACAACGAGAGCCCCGAGGGTCGCCGCAGGAACCGGCGCATCGAGATCGTGATGCTCCCGAATCTCGACGTGATCGCCGCGGCCCAGATCGCCGAGGCGGGCGGCCGGCCCTTCTAGGGCGTGTTCACACTGCGACCGGCGCGATAAGCACCGAGTTCGACTGAAGGATGGAGGACGGCAGGCGGGCCGGTGCGGTCGATCGCCCGCCCGTGGGCTCGAGACCGCGGGCGCCGGGCACGAGCGCGAGGCCGGCGAGGAGCGAGGGCGCCGGGTCGCCGGCGGGATGGCCATCCAGGGGGCGGAACATACCAAACGCGTCCAGATATTTCGCGATTGGTATCTTGATACCCGTACAGGTGCTCAACATCCCAATCGTGGGTGGCCGGACCTCGTTTGGGATGTTTACGCGCGAAGAGCCGTCCAACCACCGACGACCATCCCGTACGCGCGTAGCGTGAACAGGCCCTAGTCCAGCGCCCCCGGGTCCAGCGCCTTCCGGTACAGCACCGCCCGCTCCACCTCCTCGAAGCCGGCGGCCTCGTGGAAGCGGCCGCTCGCCTCGTTGTCGAGCGCGCGGTCCGACGCCATCTCGGTACACCCGCGCGAGCGGGCCCACCCTTCGACGGCGGCCACGAGCGCCTCGCCCACGCGGGTGCGGCGGTGATCGGGCTCGACCCAGATCCCCTCGAGGTAGCCCACCGGCGAGGTGACGCAGCCGTCGGCGTACTCGCGCAGGCGCGCCTCGGCGAAGCCGATCACGGCGCCCTCGGGAGCGACCGCCAGAAAGCAGGCGTCACGCGGCGAGGGCCGGGAGAGAAAGGCGTCCACCTCGGAGCGGTGGTCGTCGGGGGTGCCGGGCCAGAGTGCGTCGCGCAGGCGAATCCACGCGTCGCGGTCGCTCGACTCGGCGAGGCGGATCGTCACCGAATGCGGGGCCGCCCGGTCCATCGTGTTCGCGGCGCGGCTCAGCCGCCGTAGATCTCGATGTGGTCCTGCGCCTCGAACGACCGCTTGCGCGCCTCGTCCGCGGCCAGAAGCAGGGCCTCCGAGGTGGCCAGGTTCGGCGCGAAACAGGCGATCCCGCAGCCCATGCGCACGCCGGCCACCTCTTCCCACGACTCGAGCCCCTGCAGCACGCGATCGGCGAAGATCAGCGCGCCCTGCCGGTTGCAGTCGACCAGCAGTACATCGAACTGACCGTTGCCGGTCATCGTCACGCGGTCCGTCTTGCGGCAGAGGTAGGCTACCGCCACTCGCAGGCGGTCCAGGCTCGGGCCCGGGGGCACTTCGCCGTCGCCCTGCGGCGCCAGCCGAACCACGGCCAGCGGCAGGCCGCGGTCGGCGATCCCGATCGCGAAATCGAGAATCAGCCGGAACTCCTGGGGCGTGCTGAGATCAGCCATGGGGTTCGGTGCGAGATACCGGGTGAGCGAGGTATCCAATGGAAGCGTCGAGTGAGGTGTCAGCAAGGGTTGCCCCCCCGAACCGGAGTCGCTTCGAGCCCCGAGCACGACATGCGTCGGAGACCCGGGCCGCAGCCCGCCGCGAGGGGGCTGAGCACTGGCGTCGCTCCGTCGGGCCGATCAGCTTCCATCGATGATTCTCTCCACCCTGTTCACATGACCGCCGTCGCCGTCGCGCTCGGCGGTGCGCTGGGCGCCCTCACCCGTTGGTGGGTGAGTGAATCGCTCCAGGGCGGAGCCCCCGACCTTCGGTTCCCCTGGGGAACCTTCACGGTCAATCTCCTCGGGGCCCTTCTCCTGGGACTCCTCTACGGCGTGCTCCAGCATGTGGAGGTATCGGCAGGTGCCCGCGCTTTCATGACCGTTGGCGTTCTCGGCGCCTTCACCACCTTCAGCACCTTCAGCTTCGAAGCCGTCGCGATGGCCCATGGCGGCGCCCTCGCCCGCGCCGCTCTGTACCTGGGCACCAGCGTGCTCACCGGCGTGCTGCTGGCCTGGCTGGGTTTCCAGGCCGGCCAGTCCATCGCGGCCCCCTGACCGCCCGCTCCCCTCGACACCCGCACGCTCCGTGACCATCGACCGTGTCTCCGCAGTCCAGGACGCCTTCGACCGCTATCTGGACTCCGCCCAGCCGGCCCCCTTCGAACTCGCCCCCGGCGCCCCCCTGACCGAGGGCGCCACCCTCACCGCCGGGCAGGCGCTGGAGATCTTCGAGGATCAGCTGCTCTCGCGCGCCATCGATGTGGAGGCCCGGCGGCTGAAGACCACGGGTCGGAGCTTCTACACGATCTCGTCGGCCGGTCACGAGCAGAACGCGGTGGTGGGCTCGCTGCTCCGCACCACCGACCCGGCCTTTCTGCACTACCGCTCGGGCGCCTTCATGATGGCCCGCACGCGTCGGGGTCACGAGGCCGGCATCGCCGGAGACCCGG contains the following coding sequences:
- a CDS encoding zinc-dependent metalloprotease gives rise to the protein MPHLRRLSALALLAATLGGCSVFGSDPAPPPSPPAAAGGGSADEGMEAYTEVVTADAVSDTGMVVVHRVDDQWLFEVPEALLGRDLLFITRIAGVPQGMGGFLPAGVSLEEQVMRFERRGDQLLLRKQSFQQVAADSLPIALSVVQNHLPPVIAAFDIEAEGPDAESPSLVIDVTDFFEGDTPAISGMRAAMRRQYQVRRLDPARSFVSRISSYPENVEVRHTQTFDAGSAPADEDTNTITLEMSQSIVLLPAEPMRPRYEDPRVGYFSINRVNYGLDEQKADDQTFIRRWRLEPSDSAAYFRGELVEPIEPITWYIDPATPDQWRPYVRQGVEDWNVAFEAAGFRNAVVAMDPPSPEEDPEWDPEDTRYSVVRWAASLTRNAQGPSTSDPRSGEIIEADIVWYHNHMRSYRNWLMVQTGAAMPEARSLQIPERVMGEAMRQVIAHEIGHALGLPHNMISSSAYPTDSLRNADFSRRMGVAPSVMDYARQNYIAQPGDGLEAIDFMRKIGPYDLYSVNWGYRLINTPDPEDERPILNGWIKERADDPTYRYLPQAAIANIDPRAQTEDMGDDPVASSRYGIENLKRIVPNLPEWTATAGEDYTDLEELYGEALGQYSRYMGHVVSLVGGAWVDLKTTDQAGPVFDGVPAERQREALAFLAEHAFTAPEWLNDRDILDRIGPMGRFEGLQARQVSVLNSLLSQARLERMAEMQILQPEDAWPLADFLDALRGTLWSELAGTGAIAPYRRALQRAHVDRLATFVTGEGAAGRSEVRPLVRQQLNTLDDEVERALLRIRDRVTRAHLDDLRARIEEALEGGN
- a CDS encoding sigma-54 dependent transcriptional regulator, translated to MTPPRRILIVDDDRTFRLSTGELLRQDGHEVEMAADAAEAVATLDQARYDLVLLDMRMPGMDGLTAVEVLRKRGLGTPILMISGFGTIDTAVESLHRGADHFLSKPVDPDLLSARVAELLERRPAEERVREGALGSMVGHSSAMREVFEAVRQVAPTETTVLVQGETGTGKELLARAVHDLSDRAGGPFVPVNCAGLAEGVLESELFGHVRGAFTGAVADREGLFAAARGGTLFLDEVGDVSLALQQRLLRVLQEREVTPVGSSRARKVDVRVVAATHRDLRDEVARGRFREDLYYRLDIFRIDVPPLRARRADIPLLVEAALVRLRERSPRDPPSAVSPLAMRLLRAHDWPGNVRELFAVLESAAIRARGLRIEGQHLPAAIRDPGGEGGDGGRESRYQASSDADERAAILAALDEAAGSRSRAAELLGMSRTTLWRRMRDFGIGEEE
- a CDS encoding HAMP domain-containing sensor histidine kinase — translated: MSASSTGRVPLVGALLLALASALVLALLPAGVALDRRIDGVLRATAIEDLGRAPMILEDRTAAREEALTMHAMSVATTAGVAEALAAGRGDEALAMASATAAMYGEDPVLVAPDGSWLAGPPLPDEAVEEVRRGGAPVLYLDDGDMPRSVALAPVGGGASGEAAGWMGIAGTSVPMDSTLATTLAALARADVTLIGADGRLVASTLSADTAQAVTSAVAAGAARALSEKVDEVMTGVGAIWVAPAEVPGAGTVLFTRAVDEELAALPGVRRSALLAGALTLVLALGVGVVVALSLARPVGGLAAAAGRVAEGDFAAPVPASNIEELDRLGRAFRTMRTSLQARLAELAEANTALEDRQRRLAGLQAELIRQDRLASSARMAAELAHEIRNPVANVRNCLEVVRRGLPEGSESTPFVDMAIDELLRMHELAEHLLDLNRPIDPGAGDCDPVEVARQVAMLAAVGDTSVEVDVRADPGVPRVPIPPDALKQILFNLVDNAREAAGSDRPIALAIRVDPATVTLDVLDRGPGIDPEVAAHLFDPFFTTKDAVTGVGLGLFVAEGLARRYGGRMEAGDRDDGPGARFRVELPRQAAAPGAADPESAEPGRAE
- a CDS encoding spondin domain-containing protein — translated: MNFPTPTLRGALALPVLLALGACTKDKDPTMPAEPTTFEVTVENVSMAYAYASSGIFSTPIGEAAPGPLFPGGKYEFDFVAPPGASLSLATMMVQSNDFFYAPDGNGIALWSGGTQVTGDVTDQLLLWDAGSEADQEPGLGADQAPRQAGPDTGADDPDNTVRIASDAYGNLPAVSDVIRLTLESTGPYSWRARIENVSTTTTIMTSDGAAHPVPLSPGVFVVHSAADPLFTAGSPDRGEGLAAIAEDGAAGALGGVLEGQTGVSGVLSPGAWALHTGPSVIFAGGTPDRGEGLEGIAEDGSPTMLAASLATNPAIVESGVFDTPNGAASAGPALPGASYTFTFTAQEGDRLTFATMFAQSNDLFFAPAETGIDLFRAGAAISGDITGQILLWDAGTEVNERPGVGMYQAPRQAGPNTGPTENGDVRPVADGYDYGAVPERIRVTITPIG
- a CDS encoding OmpA family protein, encoding MRASTAALATLLPALLLSTGCVKKSTHESTLAALSEARMDHEALREEMADRVEGLEAELEATRRANEAEQARLNAQIEAVRDSLSTMTDRHREAQARFDEARTEVHRLELVQRQRGEEFQRLNQRLQALSAIEREVRQRNDIYEEVIGRFRSLIDAGRLSVAIDRGRMVIQLPQDILFESGSATLGADGRTTLAEVATVLADIDDRSFQVEGHTDDVPIATARFPSNWELSTARALSVVRLLVDRGVAPGTLSGAGYGEYRPVSDNESPEGRRRNRRIEIVMLPNLDVIAAAQIAEAGGRPF
- the aac(6') gene encoding aminoglycoside 6'-N-acetyltransferase, with the protein product MDRAAPHSVTIRLAESSDRDAWIRLRDALWPGTPDDHRSEVDAFLSRPSPRDACFLAVAPEGAVIGFAEARLREYADGCVTSPVGYLEGIWVEPDHRRTRVGEALVAAVEGWARSRGCTEMASDRALDNEASGRFHEAAGFEEVERAVLYRKALDPGALD
- the crcB gene encoding fluoride efflux transporter CrcB, with protein sequence MTAVAVALGGALGALTRWWVSESLQGGAPDLRFPWGTFTVNLLGALLLGLLYGVLQHVEVSAGARAFMTVGVLGAFTTFSTFSFEAVAMAHGGALARAALYLGTSVLTGVLLAWLGFQAGQSIAAP